The genomic segment GCGGGTTAACCAACTACCATCAGGGTATAGCTCTAGCCATCGCAAACCGGGACGATGCCACGTGAGGGGAGAGTCCTTTGGCTGGTCATACTGCAAGCAGGTTGAAGGTGCTGTGAGGTAGGCAACGTTACCCCGTTGATAGTGAATGGGTTGATGAACATGCCCTGCAATCACTAGGCGCACTTGAGGATGTCGATCGACTACCTGATACAGTGCGTCAGAGTTCGTCAACACCTCTCCCATCCAGTCAGGATCGGGAACGATCGGCGGATGATGCAGGGCTACCAAAGCCGGTAAATGACTAGCGTGCAGTTGTGTATCCAGCCAGTCTAAGGTTGCAGCCGACAACTCTCCCCAGACCTTTCCCACCACAGTGGAATTGAGCAACAGCAACTGCCAGCCATCCTCCACCAAAACACGGGCCTGAGTAATAGCAACATCACCCCAGGCTTGCTGAATAGCAATGCTGCTGTCATGGTTACCAACTAAGTAGTGCACGGGGACAGCCAGCGGTGCTAATAAATGCTGGATATGGGTGTAGGATTCTGGGGTTTCATCTTGAGATAAATCACCCGTGACCATC from the Cyanobacteriota bacterium genome contains:
- a CDS encoding metallophosphoesterase, encoding MMTPSRSGYSLLMRMIQLSDTHIFAHGDGELRGMNTAASLGQVVALAQTLDPDLVMVTGDLSQDETPESYTHIQHLLAPLAVPVHYLVGNHDSSIAIQQAWGDVAITQARVLVEDGWQLLLLNSTVVGKVWGELSAATLDWLDTQLHASHLPALVALHHPPIVPDPDWMGEVLTNSDALYQVVDRHPQVRLVIAGHVHQPIHYQRGNVAYLTAPSTCLQYDQPKDSPLTWHRPGLRWLELYPDGSWLTRIVRVVL